AGGCCGATGCTGATGTTTCCGTACCGGACCATGTCAACGTCTCCGAATCCCCAAAAATAGCAGGACTCCATTTGTACGGAAAACTGGTTGCCGGGAAACAGGATAACCCCCAGGCCGGCCTGGGCCGCGCCCCCGGAATTGCTGGACGTAAACCAGTCCCCTTCCTGCTCTTTGCTCGTGTTTTGCGCGACTTGCGACGCAAACAGGTTATGGTTGCCGTAAGCCCATCCGCCGCCGGCGATGAAATAGGGCTTCCAGACCTCGCTGTCCAGACCGGGGGAGAGTTTGGCCACGAGCATGTACATATTTACGGAGCTTTCCAGCTCCAGGTATTGGGAGGTTTTCCAGGAAGGCGTGTCTCCGGCGACCTTAAAGTCCGGCAGCCAATGGAAGTTGAACTCCGCGGCCAGGTATTTATTGTATCTGTACCCGGCCTGAAGATAGGCGCCAAAGGTGTTGTCCGTGTTGTAATCCAGGTCGTAGGGGTCGTCGATGTTGAAATTGTCAAAGGCGTATTGACCCCCAAGCCCCAGATAATAAAAGTCGCCCGTCCTTATTTCATCAGGCCATTCTTCGTCGCGCAGATCGCCGGCCCACGCCCCGGCGGGCGCCAACAGGCCCAAGGCCAGGACAAAAAGCAAAATCCATTTTTTCATGATTCCCCCTCGTTGACAGCCCCTCCAGGCAAGGTCTGATTAAGCGGTTCAAGTTTGGTAGCGTGTAGCATATAACAACATAATTTTCAACGGCATTCGGACGCAAGGCGGGTTGGGCGTGCGCTTTTAGGACGCGTCGTCTGTGGAAAAAATCTCCGGGGCGATTCCCCTGGCTTGCTGCTCCAGGATTTTCAAGGCCATTGCTATCAGTTCTTCGTTGGAATTCAGCCCGTAAATGGACTGCAATTTGGGCAGCAATTCCAGGGTGTCTTTTTCAAAGCCCAGGGTCAGGAACCGGCCTCCGGATTCCTCCAGTTGCTTATTGCTTTGCTCTTCCAGGAAAACCCGGGCCTGTTCTTTGATAAGGTTGATGTTTGTATGCAGCGGCTGCAAAGGCGGCAATGGCTTTTTGTCCGGCGGCAGGTACTTGACAAAAGCCCGGACTATCTGGGGCGGCGGCGGCTCCCCGAATTCCTCCATGAATGCGTTTTCCAGCTTGGACAAGGACGGGTCCGGACCGGTGATGACGGTTTTGGCCAAATCGATCTTCATCCCGCCATATGGATCGGATTTCAAGCTGTTACGGAGCTTGCGCTCCCTTGAAGTGACTTTCTTTCCCAAACCCTAACTCCCGCAGCCGGACCAGTGGCCGTCCAAAGCCCCTGCGTCCATGTTTTTCAAAAAAGGCCGCCGGAGGCGCGCCTCATAGGGGCAGCCGTATGAAAAACATCATGATATTGACATCTTAAATAGGACGTCAACCCGATAAAAAGAACAGTCTCCCCTGCCCGCCTCTTTGGGCGGTCTCTCAGGGGAGTTTAGACCACCATCTGATGTTCCCAAATCAATTTTGGGCAGGATACCACAGTGCATGTACAATTGGCAAGGCCGTCTGCGGCGGCTATCTCCCCGAAAAATCTTTTGTTCTTGATCCCGCAAGGCATTTTTACTAAACTGGCCTTTCATTTTTCTGCAGGAGAGATCTTATGTGCGCCCAGGACAAATTGGATGATCAATTGACCATGGTGGACGGCATGCAGCAGGGCCAGACCGGTCAGCAGGAGCACACCGGCGCCCTGGACGACGCCCCGACCATGGTTGTGGAACCTTCCCCGGACACAATGGCCGGCCAGTCTCCCAGTGAACGCTTTGAAATTCTGGACGAGCTGGGCCGGGGCGGTATGGGAGTGGTCTACAAGGCCAGGGACAAGAAGCTGGGCAGAATCATCGCTTTGAAATCCTTGAAGCCGGAAAGCACGGCCTCCAGCAAGGCCGTGGAGCGCTTTTGGCGTGAGGCCAAAGCCATTGCCGCTTTGAGCCATTTCAACATCGTGGGGATCTACGACGTTTTGGAGCAGGGGCAGGCCTTGTGGATCGCCATGGAGTTTTTGCCTAACGGCAGCCTGAAAGACAAGGTTAAGAATCAAGGCCCCTTGCCGCCCAAAGAGATTGCAAAGATCGGCCGCCAACTGGCCGACGCGGTGGACCACGCCCACTCACGAGGCATTTTTCACCGGGACATAAAACCCGGCAATGTTTTGCTTTCCGAACGGGACACGCCCAAGCTGGGCGATTTCGGCCTTGCTCAGGAAATGAGCACCGCCGGAGATATGACCGTGGCCGGCGCCATGATGGGCACCATGTATTACGCCGCGCCCGAACAAATGGCCAACGGGAGCAACGTGGACGCCCGCAGCGATATTTACAGCCTGGGCGCCACCCTTTATATGATCGCCACGGGCGAAGCGCCCCGGACCATCAGGCCGAGCCGGATTCCCGAAGAAGTGCGCGGCATTATCTGCAAGTGCCTGGAAGAGCATCCGGACAAACGCTTTCAAAACGCCGCGGAACTGGCCAAAGCCTTTTCCACCGGAGAATTCGCCGAGGCCCCCAAAAAAATCGGGCAGGCCTGCCCTGCCTGCGGCCACTTCAATCCCGAAACCCTGCGTTTTTGCCAAAAATGCGGCGGCGGGCTGGCCTCCTTATTCCGCAAGTGCCCCAAATGCCGGGCCGAAAACCATGTTAACGTGGAATATTGCGGAAAATGCGGCGAAAACATCCCCATGGCCTTCCTGGCCCTCAAGGCTCGCAAAGCCTCGGCCGACGGCCAGCCCCAGGCGGCCGCCAAAGCCTGGAAAGCCATCCTCGCCAAAGACCCGAAGCATCAGGAAGCCCGGGCCAACCTTATCCGGATTGTGGAAAACAATCGTAAGATCAAGGAAATGGCGAACTTCGCCAAAGAGGCTTATAAACGGGGAGACAAGGAAAGCGCTTACAAGTGCTTCTGCCAGATTATAGAAATCGACCCCACCCTGGAAGAAGCCAAGAAAAAATGCGAAAGCATGAAACCGGGCCTTGTCCAGCAACGCCTGGCCCGGGGCAGAACTTTTTTCTCCGCCAAAAAATACGAGCAGGCATACAACCAGTTGCAGGGCGTTCTTGACCTGGATGAATTCAACCGGGAAGCCCTGGACCTGATGACTCAAGTCACGAGGTTTTACAAACCCGCGGCGCCCAAGGTTCCCAAATCAGCCGTCCATGTTTCCATGGGATTGACCGGCTCCCGCAAGGTCAACAAAAAGGTGATGTCGTTCATAGCAATCTGCGTAGTGAGCCTGTTTCTGACGATCATCATCACCCTTTCCGGCAACGAGGACGGCAACTCCATGTTTGACGCCCAGGCGAAAAACACGGCAGTCGAGGTGGACAAGGCCTTGAAGGCCGTTGTCGACACCCTGCCGAATCAGCCTGTCACCCTGGAATCCATTCTATCCACCGGGGTGCAATGGCCCCCGGCCGTCAGCGTGTCCGTCGACGACCCCGACCCGGAACATCCAAAAATTATAGTGGTTCATGCTGCGGGTAAAAAAATGTTCATTGTGAACGGCACAGGCGAAATGAAGGAAGAGCCTTTTGAAATAACACCCATCCAAACGCCGCGTCCGGCTGTGGATGAATAAGGCTTGTGATGTAAAATCGGGAATCAGGAGTTTAATATGCATTATAATCCGGGAGCTTGGCGCTTGGATGACGCCACCGTGGCCAGCTTGCTGAGCCGCGAGGATTTGGCGAGCCATTGGATTTTCGGACGGCAAATGACCGTTCACCCGGGTGAAGCCGCCCTTTGGATGAAGGACGGCAAAGTTGTGAAGGTCGTCGCCGAAGGGGAAAAAATGGTCTCCGGCGTGCTGGACCGGCTGAAAAGCCTGTTCTTTGCAGGAGGCCAGTTGACGGTCATCATGATGGACGTCACGGATGTCACCCTGGATTTTCGGATCGGCGTGGACAAGGAAATCGTTTTCGCCAACGATCCGGAGTTCTACGGCAAATTGCTGGACGCCTACGGGCGGGGCAATGAAAAGGAAGAAGACGTCACCACCCTGGTGGACCGCTACTCCAAGGATTTGGACTCGGAGCTGCAGAAGCGCCAGGCCATCCTGACCCGGGACCGGGAAAGCGTGGCCTTTGACGTGCGTCTGACCTTTGCTCTTTTGCCGGAAAAAGGCAGGGATCTGTTCCCCCTGTTCGGCGCGAAAAACGCCCTGCAGCGCTATTATATCGAAAACCTGGCGAGGCAGCAGCTGGAAGCCAAGCTCTTCGTCCCCACCCTGGCCCTTTATACAGGCGCCGAGCTGCGTCAAAACCTGGATATTTTGGCGGGAATCAATAAAAAGGCCCGCAAAAACCTGGAAGCATGGTTTTTGGAAAGAGGCATAAGCCTCAAACGCCTGGCAATCAACCCGGCCCTGACCGGCGAAGAACGCAAGGCCATTATCGCCAAGGAAAAAAAGGCTTTGGAGTCCGCAGCGGCGGACCGGCATGAGCACGACCTGGAGGAACTGAACAGGGAGTTCGACCGGCTTGTTTTGCGCGAAAAGCTGGCCGCCCAGGCCGTACAGGTCAAAGGCGAGACGGACAAGGAAAAGCAAAAAATCCTCCAGGCCACCTTTTTGGCCGACCAGGAGAAAAAGCTCTCCGCCGCACAAATGGCCGATCGGATCGAACGCATCCGCCTGGCCACCAAGCTGGAAGCCCAAAAAAAGCTAAAGGAATTGGCGGCTTTCGGCGTTAAGAAAAAATGGGAAATCGAAAAAGAGCGGATGGCCGCCGAGGCTGAGCTTGAAATGGACAAAATGCGGGTTCTGGCCGAGGAATACCGCAAAAATAAGGAATTGAAGGCGGAGCACAAGCGCAAGGAACTGGAAATGCGCCAGGACGAAGCCAAAAAAGAGCGGGAGCACGTGGAGCGGCTGTTGGAAATGGGCGCCCAGCAAGGCGTGCTGACCGACGGCGCCATCCAGGAGGCCCTGCGCCAACAAAGCATCCGCAAAGCCCTGGATCAGGGCGAATCCGTTGGCCGGGCCTTTGGCGAAGCACAAAACAGAAGGCTTCCCGACCAGGAGATTAAATCCCTGCCGGGCCAGCCATCCATTTCCATTACAGGCCAGGGCCCCATGCTGGTGAATACCGGCGGCCAAAACGACGACTCAAAAGGCCAACGTGCGTTGCCGGACCCGGGCGATTCCCGGTCCGCCGCGCCGGAGGCTTCTTACGTGGTGACCGTATGCCCGAAATGCGGAGAGGCCGTCCCGGACGGCTCGGCGTTCTGCGGCGTTTGCGGATATAAGTTGGACGAATAGGAGAACTGTATGGCCGCTTTTTCCCCGGTTAGGTTCGGGAAATATCTCTTGCTGGACCCCATTGCCGTCGGCGGCATGGCGGAGCTCTTTCGCGCCAAAATGCTCGGGGACGCGGGTTTTGAAAAACTCATCGTGGTCAAAAAAATCCTGCCTCACCTGGTGCAGGAAAAGGAACTCGTGGAATCCTTTATTTACGAGGCCCGCCTGGCCGCGCACCTGCAGCACGAAAATATCATTCGGACATACGATTTCGGCAGGATGCAGGACGATTACTTCATATCCATGGAGTTTTTGTTCGGCAAAAATCTCCGCTTCGTCCTGGAGCAGGCCAAGGCCAAACGCATCTCTCTGGGCATGGGCAACATTCTCCACGTCATGGCCCTGGTTTGTTCAGGCCTGGATTACGCGCACAGCTTGAAGGATTTTGCGGGCAATGACCTTTCCATCGTGCATCGGGACATCAGCCCTCCCAATATCTTCATCACCTACGACGGCCACGTAAAGGTGGTGGATTTCGGCGTGGCCAAAGCCGCCAGCAAAAACTCCACCACCCAGCACGGGGTGATCAAAGGCAAGGTGGCATACATGTCGCCCGAGCAGGCCCTGGGCCAGGAGATCGACCACCGGTCCGACATTTTCGCCGTGGGCAGCATCCTGTATGAAATGGTCACCGGTAAAATGATGTACGAGGGCGAAACCATGCAGGTTTTGGCGAAAGCCCAAAAAGCCGAGTTCGAGCCTGCGGAAAACCTGGCAAACATCCCCAAAGGCCTGGCCATTGTGCTTAAGCGGGCTTTGGCCAAGGATCGGGAGGAGCGCTACCAGACCTGCGGCGCCATGCAGGCCGGCCTGGAGGACGTCATGGTGGAGTTGTCCGTCCGGCCGTCCCAACGCGTCCTGGCCAGTTACATCACCGCCTTGTTTGACGAGGAACTGCCCAAGGAACAAGCCCTTTTGCGTGAGGTGGCCGCGGTCCAGGCCCAGGACGATCAACTGGTTCCCGTGGAAGAGGCTCCGCCGCCCAAAATAAAGGAAGAACCTTCCGAAAAAGTCCTGACGCTTAAAAAAGTCAGAAAGCCCGCTCCCACAGCGCCCTGTCCTTCCTGCGGAAAGCCCGCAGACCCGGACCTGGACTACTGCCCGTGGTGCGACGCGCCCATCAAGGGCGCGGCGCCTATCGCCCCGGCCCAGGCGACCATGGTTTCCTGCTCCTCCTGCGGAAAGCCGGTCAAGGCCCACTACAAGGTCTGCAATTACTGCGGCGCCAATATGCAGGCGGGAGTCCCGGACAGGCCGGGACAAAACTACCCGGCTGCGGGCGCCTCACCCGGGCAATCAACCGGCAGTCTTCCGGTGGTTATCTATTTTAATGCAGGCAAAAAGATCGCGGAAAGAACCATGGATTTTCTGGAAATGGCCGTGGCCAACACCGGACCGGCGCCTGTTGAGGGGTTGAAGGTCGCCGTCCGGGGAACCCTCATCGCCCGCGTTCTGGAGGAAAAGCTGCCCTTCCCCCTGGAGCCGGGACGGCCTTACGCCCTGAACGTGCCCGGATTCCTGCCCCGTTGCGCGGGAAACGATTCCCTGCATCTTTCCGTGGAAGGACGCGGCAAGGACGGAGAGCCTTTCTTTTTACTGGGGACCATTCCCGTGGAAGTCTCGGCTAAAGACGAAGCCGCGCCCAACGTCAACGTAAACATCTCCGCCAAGGGCCCGCTGATTGTGGACCTGGAGGACGCCATCCCCGGCCTCACAGGCAAAAAGTCCAAGGAGGAGGATCCCTCCGCGCCCCAATGGATTCCCATAGAGCTTCATCCTGACCTGGAAAAGCAGGAAAGCGCCGGCCGGAAATTTCCCCCGGCCTGCGTTTCCTCCCAGGCATGCACTTTGGATGAGGCCGTGGCTTCCGCCATTCATGCGGTCAGCCCGGACGCCGCGCCCATGGCCGAATTCAAATGCCCGGACGGCACGGTATACACCATCGTGCCCGGCGCCTCCCTTTTACTGGGCCGCAAGCGGGACATCAATCACGTTCCGGCCTTTTTATTCCCCGAAGAAGCCCACGAGGGGGAAAACGTCAAGGTCAGCCGAAACCATTGCCGGATTTTCGTCCGAAAAAATCGGGTTTTCATCCGGGACACAAGCTCCAACGGAACCTTTCTGGACAAGGAGCGCCTGCCGTCCAAGGAAGACGTGATGCTTTCCACCGGAGAACTGGTGGTGGTGGGCGGAGTCCTGGAACTGCGGGCTGACATTTTCACTAACGGCAAGGACGTCATCGCCGTCAGGCTCAAACGCCAGAACAACAAAACCAACGAACGCTACATCCTGGCTCACGGGCCGGTCCCCCTGGGGCCGGGGAGCGCCAACCCCATCCAGGTGGCGGGCGCCCCCAACTTTTTAGGCGCCATTTATTACAATCCCCTGGTGGACAAATGGCTGTTTAGGCCTTTGGAGGGCTTTGCATCCAACGGCAAGGACATGATCCTGCCGCCAAAAAAGGATCTCTCCTTCGGCAAAGCAAAATGCCGGTTTGAAATCCTTCAGCCTGATTAAAAAGATGCTTTTAAAGCATCGGCTTTAGCCGCCAAAAGGGTTTGGAAGCCCCTCCGCATCCTTTTAACCGGGATAAAAGCGTCCTTTCAATTTTCATTCTCCGAAAAAAATCGTCATCCCGGCAGGGCGATCCGATTTTTAGGATCGCACGCAAGCCGGAACATAGCGTCATTATGGATTTGCCTTAATCTCTATTCCTTTACTTTTGCCGGTTTCCTTCCAACCGAGCCAATATATATGGCGGCCAGGGCCAGGACGGCGCCCGCAATACGCGCGGGTCCGGCCGGAAGGTCGAAGAACAAAATATCCCAGATAAAGGCCAGGGTGGGTTGAATCAGGATGACCAGGCCGGCCGTGGAGGCCGGGATTCCCGGCAGGCCGGTTGATATCAAAAGCCAGCCGATGGCCTGGGGGCCGATGCCGTAAAGCACCAAAATCCAAAATCCGGTTGTCCCGCCTGTGGAAAATTCCGATCCCCTAAGCAAAGAAGTCGCCCCCACGACAAGCGCCGTGGATAAAGAAAGCCAGGCCATGTTTGTGATCGCCGGGAGCTTGCCGGTCCGTCCCTGGCTGTTTCGCACCGCCAAAAGATACATGGAATACCAAAAGGCCGCGCCCAGGCCCCAGGCCACGCCGATAATCGTGCTTTGGGGCAAGGCCGAAACGTCCACCCCCACCAAAAGCCACAAGCCCATAAACGCCATGACAATGGAAGCCGCCAGGATGGGCGTGGCCTTTTCCTTGAAAAAAAGCACGCCTAAAACGGCCAGGATCACAGCCTGAAAATTGGTGATGATGGTAGCCAGGCCCGGCCCCACATAGTTAATGCTGACGTGCCAGAATTCCAGGTCCAGGGTGAACAGAATTCCGCACATGGCCATGATGGGAAGGAATCCCTTGGTCTTTAGGGCCTTGAAGGGAGACTCCTTCCTGAAAATCGCCCAGACCAGAAGGAACATTCCGCCGAAAAAGGTCCGGCCGAAAGATCCGGCGGAGGGGGACGCTCCCGACAGCTTAAACAGCACAGGCGAAAAGCTGATCATAACGCCGCCTGCAAAGACCTTTGCCATGGCGGCCAGTTCCGGGGATTTTTTTGGGGCGCCGCTGTTCACGAAGGCCTCCTGCACTTTGCCGATGGATTATTCCGATTTCAAAACAATGTCGCCGTAATACGAAACGGTTTGATCGCCCGTGTTGTCCGAATCGGTCATGATGGCGATTCCGGCGATCATGGGCGGCTCCTCGCCGAAGGCGTTCCGGTAGTCTTCCAGGATATTCCGCCGCTCCAAAACCCATTGGCCCAGGTTTTCCTTCCCGCTTTCCACAGCGATCATCTTCACCCTGTCGGAGAACGGATTGGGCGCGACCGTTCCCTTGGGCGCGTTGCTGGCCCAAATGTAATTGATGGCCCCGTGGGGCGGATATTCTCCGTATAGCACCTTGGCGGTTTTGTACTTGGCGCGCTCCCAGAATCCCACTTTGGAGGGGTCGTATTTAAAGCTCACGTACATCCGGGCCGGATAGTCGTCCCCGCTTTTTTGGGTGACGTCCCCTTTTTCATAAACGCTCGTGACCTTCCACCGCCACTCCATAATCGGATACTGGGCCGGATCGACTTCCTTTTTGCAAATCATGCCTGACGAAGATCCTTTGCTTTCCGCCTGAACCACCACTGCGCCTTCGTCCTCCACCAGAGTGTATTGGGTATGCGCCTCAATTTTGGGAAAGAGCAAGGGCTCCCAACCCTGGGGAAAATCCCCGCCGGCCGAGGCCCTGGAAAAAAGGCCCAACTCCAGGGCCGGCAGGCTTGCCGCCAGCGCCGCGGCCAGTCCGGCGATAAAAAGGCCGGCAACCAAACTCATCCGAACAATATTTTTTTTCATCAACATGGCTTCGCCTTCCCGGCTAAAATATCAATCGTCCATATCTCCATTGCCGCCAGTGGAGCAATCCTCCAGCCCCTGGCGATCAATGATTTGAATCTCCCGCTTATCCACCTGGATCAGGCCCCGATCCTTGAGCCTGCCCAAAGACCGGGACAGGGTTTCAGGGATGGTCCCCAACAGGCTCGCCAAATGCGCCTTGGAAATGTGCAGCACAACCAGGTCCGGGCTATTCTGCTCGGTCGCCATATGCAGGATGTATCCGGCCACCCTGCCGTCCACTTCCTTTAAGGACAAGTTCTCCACCTGGACTGTAAACTCCCGGAGCCTCCGGGCCAACACCGCCAGCATATTCATGGCGATGGCCGGGCTTTGGTTGATCAATTCCACAATGCCCTTGCGGGAAAAATACAGGCACCTGGTCTTGATCAAAGCCTGGGCGTTGGCCGGATAGGAGTCGCCGGAAAAAACCGGAACCTCGCCGAAGGGTTCGCCCGGGCCGAATACGTGGAAAATCTGCTCCTTGCCTTCGGGCGAAATCTTGTAAATCTTCACCTGGCCGTCCAGGGCCGCATAAAAGCCTTCGGCCTGATCACCGTCGTAAAAGATGAACTGTCCTTTTTTAAAGGAGACCTCCGCAGCCATATTGCGGACGAGCTTAAGCTGATCCTCGTCCAGCCCGGCGAAGAACGGAATATGGGAAATGATTTCAAACACCTTATCCAGCGATTTGTCCAAGCCCAAAATTCACTCCCGCTAAAATGAGAAAGTATCGGGCGCCTTTTCCCAGCACCACCCAGAACGTAAAGGCCAAAATATTCACGCGCAGTATTCCTGCTACCACGGTAAGGGGGTCGCCCACAATAGGCGCCCATGCAAAAAATAAGGCCGGAGCTCCCCAACGGGCAAAGGCTTTCTCCGCACGCTCCAGGGGTTGGGACTCGTTGTCGGCATATTTTTTCAGGATAAAATTCCGGCCCCACCTGCCTGCATAATAGTTGACCAGGGCGCCCAGGGAATTGCCCGTGGTCGCGATGATAAACACCATGGCGGGGTCGAAGCCCGAGGCGGCCATGGCGACAACGGCGGCTTCGGAACCCAAAGGGACCAAGGTGGCGGCCAAAAAGCTGACGACAAAAAGGCCTGCGTACCCGAATTGGATGAGTTGTAATTCGTTCATGGCCGCAAGCCTGTGTGTGCTGATAAATTAACAATTCAACTTTCGAGATTGGAAGTAATTGTTTGAAAGCAAGTAATTACGTCTGCTCCTAAAAACTCTATATATACCAGAGCCCGAGAATCATGGTCCCTTCCCCCCTGGCGGGGGAAGGACAGGATGGGGGGGACGCTCTGGGATGCCAAGTAATGTCACCCCCACCCCAGCCCTCCCCCGTCAAGGGGGAGGGAGCTTTTTGGGAGTCGCTTTTGGCGTCCAATTTCTGCATGCCTGTCACAATCTCCTATATATTTAGAACCTCATTACTGAAAATTGATTAAAAAGCTATGAGAAGGCATACCTTCCCGATCGGGGGAGAAATCAGCCTATGGGGCGATCCAGCCAGGCGATGGTCTTTTCCAATAATTCATCCTGGACGGATTGTCTGTCCCGGTCCGCGTTTTTAGGCAGTTTAAAAGAGTGGTCCCCGCCTTCCACGATTTCCAGGGCCGGTTCCAAAGGGAGTTGGACGAGATTTTTCTGCAGCGCGTCCAGGTCGCATAGGGAGTCCCGGGTTCCGGCGAAAAACAGGGTCGGAACGTTGATGTCCTTAAAATGGGAGCTGCGGGGCTCATCCTTTTTTCCCGGCGCGTGCAAGGGGAAGCCGTAAAATATCATGCGTTTGGGATCTATGGCGCCTGAGGCTTGAAGCTGGGAAGCCACCCGGCCGCCCATGGACTTGCCCGCGGCGATCATGTTTTGAGGCCGGAAGTGGGGATGGTTTTTCAGGTATTTGAAGGCGGCGATCCAGGCTTTTTCCAGGGTTTTCTGGCCGTCCGGGCGCTTTTTGCCTTCCTCGCGGTATGGGAAGTTAAAACGCATGACCAGATGCCCTTGCGCGGCAAGGCCCTCTGCCAGATTGGCCAGCATGGAGTGATTCATGTCGTTCCCGGCGCCGTGAGCAAGCACCATGGCCCATTTTTCGGGCCTGAATCCGGCTTCCGGCGCGTTGATCACAACAGATACGGGTTTGGAGTCCGGGATTTGCATCTTTGCCTGGATTTCAATGACTGACACCGCCTACCTCCTGTCTTTAGAAATAATCCCCCAATTCAACAGCTTGTTGCGACTTTTTCAACGCATTTATAGCCTTTTTCAAAGCCCTATACATGTCTTCATAGTCATCATTGCCGCTCGCTGCCAGTTGAGCGAATTCAATGCTGGCTTTCACCAGGCTGAAAGCGGGGCTGAGTGCGGCAGGCTGTCCCGCAGAACTCCTTAACTTTTTGGCTTTAGCTGCCAGTTCCTCCAACTCGGGCGTCCAATCCTTGACGGGAATGTTTTTTTGCGATTTCCCCTTTTGATCCGCGGGCTCGTCAAAACTCTCAATAATGCAATCGTTTTGCTTCGCCCGCATGTAGATGAACTTTAATTCTTCCTTGATCCCGCCTCCAAAATGCAGGTGGTGGAAGTGCATAAGGCCATCATATACAATTTTACCCTTAAAGGGCAATAAAACCGCTCTTGTATAGAGGGGGATGTCCCATTTTTCGATGAATTCGTCGAAATCCTGGACCAGCCCAAGGACGCCGTAAACAGTCTTGTCCTTAATAAATACAGCGTATTTTTTAAGGAGGCGTTCGATGAAAAAATCGCCCTTAATAAAACCTTTCCAGCCCAATACAATGGCAAGTTCTTCCTGGGTGAAGTCAAAAGGATTCTCCTCGACAAAGGAGTCAATCAAGTCGGCGTTATCCCACAAGGCGTCGCGAACCTGCCCCTTTTGATCCATGGACAATCCATCATACTCTTTTAAGTCGGCTACTTCAAAAATGCCCAGCTTGCTGCAAACATAAAGCTGAAGCGAAAACATCAGTTTATAAAAAACGGCGACGTCATCTTCGGAAAGTTTCAAGAACTTCTCCTCCCACGATGAAATGTTTGTATCCCAAAAGATAAGACGGGCTTGTTAACGCATTTACTGTTTACACTTTTAGCTGATGTTAAACCATGGCAACGGTTTAATTTTCTTCCCATTATCCAGACACATTCAAGGCCTGCTTGTCAATTCCGTAGAGGCTCAATGGCGTGAAAAAATGCAGGAAAGATAAAAATGGGGATTAAAAAGAGGTAGGCGCGTCGCCTTCCATATGCTCGGCCCAGGAGGAGTAAAAAGGCCTGGGCGCAACCAAAGACAAAGCCGCGTATTGGGATATCTTTTTTACTGGGGTCAGCTCCACCTTGAAACCGGGGGGCAGCATCACGCTGTCTTTGGCCAGGGCTTGGACCATTTGGGCGATGTTATCCACATGCCAGGGATTTTTAATGGCTACGCCCTCGCCGATGCCTATGACCTCTAATCCCAACAATTGGGCGGCGCTGACTGCGCAAAGGGCGACGGCATAAGCCGCCAGGTTTGCTACGAATACACACAGGCCGTCCGTCCCGGCTCCGGCCATCTCCATAACAACCTCTGCGCTGACGGCCTTGCCTCTTAGCGGAGAGGATCTTACCAGTTCGGCCAAATTCAGCTTTTCGCCGCCCAGGATTGCAAGGTTGCATTGGTTAAAAAACCGGCTCAGTTCTTCCAACTTGGAGTCGTCTTTGATGGAAAGCAATTTCCGCGCGCAGCTTTGAATCCCCCTGCCTGACGCGAAATTCTCGGCGCAGGCTGTTTTGCGGCCGGCGCTGCATCCGCATTCCCGCCATAGCAGGTCAGGAACAAAGCCCATGGGAACATGGCCGATTTCCAGGGGAGCGGAGGAGCCGGGAACGCCGAATCCGAAACCGGTTCCCAGAATAAAATAGCCCGTCTTTTTTGGTGAAATCTTCCGTTTGGCCTGATACCAAACGCCCTGGGCGGTCGCCGCGGCCGTTCCGTCATTAGCGGCCTCGACTGGATAATGTTCAACAAAGTACGGCGCCGTCTCAGGAGGCGGGGGAGCTTTTTTATCC
This Desulfatibacillum aliphaticivorans DSM 15576 DNA region includes the following protein-coding sequences:
- a CDS encoding ROK family protein, with the translated sequence MDYYLGVDVGGTKLDFSLADKTGKIVAHERFDSPFLLISEQSEDGPAQYACDAFLNGFPRSQRVRLYLEHQEAAFLQHFGSVMNGRKIAAKGVSLCGRTWERNGKIFIMGGNTPLCFAEESGEGKGVLMLDKKAPPPPETAPYFVEHYPVEAANDGTAAATAQGVWYQAKRKISPKKTGYFILGTGFGFGVPGSSAPLEIGHVPMGFVPDLLWRECGCSAGRKTACAENFASGRGIQSCARKLLSIKDDSKLEELSRFFNQCNLAILGGEKLNLAELVRSSPLRGKAVSAEVVMEMAGAGTDGLCVFVANLAAYAVALCAVSAAQLLGLEVIGIGEGVAIKNPWHVDNIAQMVQALAKDSVMLPPGFKVELTPVKKISQYAALSLVAPRPFYSSWAEHMEGDAPTSF
- a CDS encoding alpha/beta hydrolase family protein yields the protein MSVIEIQAKMQIPDSKPVSVVINAPEAGFRPEKWAMVLAHGAGNDMNHSMLANLAEGLAAQGHLVMRFNFPYREEGKKRPDGQKTLEKAWIAAFKYLKNHPHFRPQNMIAAGKSMGGRVASQLQASGAIDPKRMIFYGFPLHAPGKKDEPRSSHFKDINVPTLFFAGTRDSLCDLDALQKNLVQLPLEPALEIVEGGDHSFKLPKNADRDRQSVQDELLEKTIAWLDRPIG